Below is a genomic region from Fibrobacter sp. UWT2.
TTATAACTTCAAATTCATTAGCAACGGTAAGCCCCGTAATTGATGTGTACTTGTTTAAGTTACTTGAAAACTTCCATACACCTTCATCGGAATCATATTCCATTGACAATGGTGAATTTTCATCACAGACAACAAATTCTTTTTCGGAATTAGAAGACGCATCATTATAAACAATTTTCGCCGCATTAGAGGAAACAGATCCACTGATATTACCTATCGAATATTCTCCATCTCTAAACACAACATCAAGGTCAAAATTCACAGAAGCATTTTCCACACGACCATCAAATAATCCAAAATTTGTATCAAACGAAATACCTGTTTCACTGATTGATGCAGAAATCTTATCAACCGTCACACCCGAATCCGACAAGTTGAGTATAATTTCCATATCTACGGGTATTGCAGAAACATTAAGCAAATCAAAATTCAAATTTCCATTGAAAGTCTTCTTCAATACAAGTTGATTATTAGAAATAGTCAAACTATTGTCATCAAAGGTATTCCAAGATGTTTTATCAAGAATTTCATCAAAGACATCGCCTATATCAGTAGAATTACTTGCGGCAACTTGCCTTGCAACATACGCAGCAGCAGCATAATGGAGAATATTTTCAGCAAAAGAGTTCCATTCGACGACGGTGTTTCCTACCTTAACGCCATTAATAAATTCGCTAGTTCCGTCTTTGAAAAAATCAAAGGCTTCTTCAATTCTTCTGATTGACTGATCAACAGAGTCTCTAAATGTCAAACCATCGTAACTAAAAGCAGTTGTAACAGATGTCACCTTCATGTCCGGATTGAAAGTGACAATCGAATTTGTGTCAGTATCAAATTCTAAATCAAAACTCAAATCAATGCTAGAATTTGATTGGTTTGCAGCAACATCTATTTCGATGTCTGCCGATGTTTCCAAGGAATCCGTCTGTTCGACAAGACCAAGATATCCATCATTCAAACCTGCATTTGCCGCTTCATCAATAGAAATTTGAGAATTCAGACTGATATCAGTATATTGTTTACTTGAAACAGAGAAGTTCCCGTCATCCTCAATTATTTCTAGTTGCAGGTCGTCAAAAGAAATTGATGTATTTACGAGTCCATTCAACCCAGAAATGGTATGACCACCAACATCTACAGACAAGTTATTCAATGATATCGATTCAAAATTTATGTCATCAGAAAGCAAAACATCGTAATAATCCGTATTTCCCTGTTTTGTCAATTGAACATCTGACGAAGTCAACGCAAAAGAACCGCTAATAAGGTCATTTATAGAGAGATTTGACCCATTATGCTTTACTGATTCATTTTCGGAAAGGCTAATATTATTAGTAATTTCAGTTATTAGCTGCTGGTTAATCCAATCTACAGCAGCATCTTCAGCCGTGGCACTAAGCATTTCCCTTTTTTCAAGAGATTCGATTTTATACACGTTGCAATTATCTTTCCTAGACATTCTATTGTTCTTTCTAGACATACGCTGAATCCTTAAAGATGAAGTAATAACTTATGATGGTTTAGTAGTTCTTTACACAGCGAACACTCGCTCCCCATTTTTTTTCACAAGCGGAATCAAATGATGAATATTTTGAAATTCCTCCCCCTCTGCATCTATCTTCACGCGATGGATACTCTTCTGGATAGTCATAAGAAGCAGCATTATTCTTACCTACAAAAACATTATTTATAAGTTTTTCGTAATCATATCCCCGATACCCAGCAGCAACAAAACTCATTCCAGATGTATTCAAACCTATACTTACCGAAAAAGATACTTCCGAAGCAAGTGAACTCATTCTGTCCTCGATATAAGTGCTTCCGCCTGTCGCATAAGATACGGCGAGCATTTCCAGCTTAGTAATCAAGTGCCAACCGTTCGGGCAAATTCCCTGGTGGAACCCATCATGGTCGGGATCTATCAGGTCGGCACAGCTCTTGCTATTGCACTCATACGGCAGCGCCATCATTTCGGCCCACTGGTAGAGTCCGCCCCACCAGTCGTTGCAATATTCAACGCTATCGTTATAGCAATACATTTCAACCTTGTCGTCATCGTCCTGTTCATTTGCACCAAGCGTTATCTTTTCATGGTATTTTAGGTTCTGCGCAAAAACTGTAAAAGTGATTTTAGGAATGCTGTCCGGACCGTACTTATTCGTTATTTCAATGGTCGCATACTTCGTTCCATCACGAGTGTCTTCATATTCACCATAACTCAAGTTATAACGTAAAGGACTCGGCAAGGCTTCATAGCCTCGGCTACTGCTGCTATGGGCGACGGAACTAGATGAGGGAGGAAGATAAACGACCCACACACCATCTACACATTTGGCGAATTCATCTCCTATTTTTTTCTTTAAGCCTTCTTTTGGGCAAGGTCCCCCCATTACATCTTTAGAACTAGAAGAAGATACGGAAATTTCACTCGAAGACGAACTAACCGACGAACTGGACTTATCCTTGTTACTACTAGAAGAATCACTAGTCTTTACAGAACTTGAGCTCTTGGAGTCAGATGAGTTCTTTGTTTCTTTCACGGAACTACTTGATACTTCGACAGGCTCTGAGCCCTTGACACTACTGGAAGACTTGCCTTTTTCTGTAGATTCATTTCCTGACGACTTCCTGTCAACAGAAGATGACGACTCATCCAAATCAGAAGTTTCTACCGATGAACTGGAAGTACTGGTTTCGTCGGAACTAGCCGACGAAGAGTCATCGCAAGCCGAGAACGCAAGCATTGCAAAAGCTACAGCGCTCACCAAGCCGAGTTTCTTTATCGTTTTCATTATCCATTCTCCTGTTATTAAACTTTTATGTTGCCACTGTCGCCCAGGTTGTCCGGGTCTATAGAGAGCAGGGCTTGAATGTCCGCAGCGCTCAGCGGTGCGGACTGTTGTATTTCAAAATTTTTCTGAGAGTTTATTATCAAGTCCTTGTTTACGGACTTGACTATTTCGCCGGAATCTTCTGCCACATAAAGCCCAGTCTCGGGGTTACGGACAAATTCCGTATTTGCAAGCTGCTTGATGCTCGCCCTGGTCAAGAAGTCGGCGTCGGTCGGGGTCACATTGACGGGCTGTTCTATCTCGCCAATCACCGCCGGGGCCTCGATAACGGCTTCGGGCTGTTCAATGCCGCCCGGCAGCACGATGTCGCCCGGTGCGCCATCCATCATCTGACGCCGTTCCAGCGACTCGATTATAAACAGATTTTCCTTGTCCGCGGGCACTTGAATCTATCCTTCTACTTCCCTATCCAGGGCAACAAGGGTATCACTTTTCGATTTTTTAAGACCGGTCACGATATGCTTCGATTGCGTCGTCAAAAAGAACTGCACTTGCGGGAATGTTTCCTTGAGTCGTTCCACCAAACCCACCTGCCATTTGGGGAGCAGGTGCAACTCGATTTCATCAATTATCACAATGGCCGGCATTTCGAGCGGATAGGCGCTTTGCGGGTTGGCCATTGCAATCCTGCGGGCAATGTCGCCCACCAGCGCGATATAAGCCTTTTTGCAATCCGACAACCGACTAAAGTTGGTGGTTTTGCCATTCCTCACGACAACGAACGAAAGCGGGTCGCGCTTTACGCGGAGCTTGTCGTAACCCGGCAAAAGGTTCCTGATTGCAGAACGGACGGTAACAAGCTGCAATTCACCAATGAACATCTCGCCCAGTTCACGGTAGAGTTCGTTTTCCATATCCTCGCGTTCTCGAAACCACTGGAAAAACGAATGGAAATTGACAGAGTTGTTCAGATTGCAGTCAAAGGCATCCAGGGGGCCATGTTGGAACTTTTGGCGCACTTGCAAGGGCACGGCATCGACACCCCTGTTGACGGAGTAGAAATTAACCAGGGGCAAGTTGTGTTCCTTGCCGTCCGCAAAGACTTCCATCTTGGAGTCAACGAAACGGTTCAGTTCGGCCCTGCGGGCCAGCCTGTCAACGGGTTTCCTGTAAGAAGCTCGCTTCTTGAATAGCGACCAGCGAACAGTCTTGTCGTGTTCTTCGACCTCAATTTCTATGAAGCAATAGGGCTGGCCATTGGTGATGTCGCATTCATCCAGCTGGACTCCCTTGCCATTCGGGCTTTTCAGGCGGGCCACATACCACGAGAACAAATACTGCATCGCGACAAGCACGGTCGTCCTGCCCGCACCGTTGCCACCCACAAAAACGACTATTCCAGAATCCCCGAACGAAAGGTCGAGATTTCGGATTCCTCTAAAGTTTTCAATCCTTAGTCGTTTTACTCTCATGACTCTGCTTCTTTAAGAAATTCCCTCCTCCCCCTCCCCCAAAGAGATTGGACCTTGGGGGGCGGTCGGGGCGGGCGTTACTTGGCCGACTTGCCAGTGGCCTTGACGGCCGCGGGAGCGGCAGGGGCTGCCGCCGGGGCGGTGTTCACGCCGATGTCGAGCGGGCCGTACTTCTTTTCGTAGGCGCGCACGGTGGCGCTG
It encodes:
- a CDS encoding AAA family ATPase, translating into MRVKRLRIENFRGIRNLDLSFGDSGIVVFVGGNGAGRTTVLVAMQYLFSWYVARLKSPNGKGVQLDECDITNGQPYCFIEIEVEEHDKTVRWSLFKKRASYRKPVDRLARRAELNRFVDSKMEVFADGKEHNLPLVNFYSVNRGVDAVPLQVRQKFQHGPLDAFDCNLNNSVNFHSFFQWFREREDMENELYRELGEMFIGELQLVTVRSAIRNLLPGYDKLRVKRDPLSFVVVRNGKTTNFSRLSDCKKAYIALVGDIARRIAMANPQSAYPLEMPAIVIIDEIELHLLPKWQVGLVERLKETFPQVQFFLTTQSKHIVTGLKKSKSDTLVALDREVEG
- a CDS encoding FISUMP domain-containing protein, which produces MKTIKKLGLVSAVAFAMLAFSACDDSSSASSDETSTSSSSVETSDLDESSSSVDRKSSGNESTEKGKSSSSVKGSEPVEVSSSSVKETKNSSDSKSSSSVKTSDSSSSNKDKSSSSVSSSSSEISVSSSSSKDVMGGPCPKEGLKKKIGDEFAKCVDGVWVVYLPPSSSSVAHSSSSRGYEALPSPLRYNLSYGEYEDTRDGTKYATIEITNKYGPDSIPKITFTVFAQNLKYHEKITLGANEQDDDDKVEMYCYNDSVEYCNDWWGGLYQWAEMMALPYECNSKSCADLIDPDHDGFHQGICPNGWHLITKLEMLAVSYATGGSTYIEDRMSSLASEVSFSVSIGLNTSGMSFVAAGYRGYDYEKLINNVFVGKNNAASYDYPEEYPSREDRCRGGGISKYSSFDSACEKKWGASVRCVKNY